One region of Priestia megaterium genomic DNA includes:
- a CDS encoding 3-hydroxybutyryl-CoA dehydrogenase, whose amino-acid sequence MNIETVMVIGAGQMGAGIAQVFAASGYQVSLYDVDQKNTQKGIEGIDKRLKKQVEKGSLSAKEYEGIMERLHLANEITAAQKADLIVEAVVEKMEVKQAIFAELDSLAPSHTILATNTSSLPITEIAAVTTRPEKVIGMHFMNPVPVMKLVEIIRGLATADEVYQAVYETTKKLNKTPVEVHDFPGFVSNRILMPMINEAVFTLYEGVANEEDIDQVMKLGMNHPMGPLTLADFIGLDTCLFIMETLHKGFGDDKYRPCPLLRKYVKAGWLGRKTGKGFFTYET is encoded by the coding sequence TTGAATATTGAAACAGTTATGGTTATTGGAGCAGGTCAGATGGGAGCAGGCATTGCGCAAGTATTTGCTGCGAGCGGATATCAAGTTTCTTTGTATGACGTTGATCAAAAAAATACACAAAAAGGAATAGAAGGTATTGATAAACGTCTGAAAAAACAGGTGGAAAAAGGTTCTCTCTCAGCTAAGGAATATGAAGGGATTATGGAGCGCCTTCACTTGGCAAATGAAATAACAGCAGCACAAAAAGCAGATTTAATCGTCGAAGCGGTTGTGGAAAAGATGGAAGTCAAGCAAGCCATTTTTGCAGAGTTGGATTCGTTAGCCCCGAGTCATACTATTTTAGCAACCAACACGTCTTCGCTTCCTATTACTGAAATTGCAGCTGTGACCACTCGACCTGAAAAAGTAATTGGCATGCACTTTATGAATCCTGTTCCCGTGATGAAGCTCGTTGAAATTATTAGAGGGCTGGCTACTGCTGATGAAGTGTATCAAGCAGTCTATGAAACAACAAAAAAATTAAATAAAACCCCGGTGGAAGTTCATGATTTTCCAGGGTTTGTTTCAAATCGAATTTTAATGCCAATGATTAACGAAGCTGTGTTTACGCTCTATGAAGGTGTGGCAAACGAAGAGGATATTGATCAAGTGATGAAACTAGGAATGAACCATCCAATGGGACCTTTGACATTAGCAGATTTCATCGGCCTCGATACATGTTTGTTTATTATGGAAACGCTCCATAAAGGGTTTGGTGATGACAAATATCGTCCTTGTCCATTGCTTAGGAAATATGTAAAGGCAGGATGGCTTGGTCGAAAAACAGGAAAAGGATTTTTTACGTACGAAACATAA
- a CDS encoding acetyl-CoA C-acetyltransferase: protein MGKTVIVSAVRTPFGKLGGSVSGLKAAELGGKAIQAASKGRTEIDSVIMGCVLQGGQGQLPSRQAMHYAGLPWQVETETINKVCASGMRSITTADQLIRLGEAKTIIAGGMESMSNAPYLLPKARWGFRMGDSVVTDLMVHDGLTCSFTGVQMGTYGNEIASEMNISRKKQDEWALRSHQLAVESEEKGRWGAERISVDIPSKKGTITVQKDEGPRKDTSLEKLSSLRPVFGHSGTITAGNAPSVNDGAAALMLMDEDVAKANGYEPLATIINHTSLAMEPREFPKTPGFAINKLLQKTKKTVDDIALFEINEAFSAVALMSMEIAGLPAERVNVNGGAVALGHPIGASGARIVVTLIHELRRRGGGLGIASICSGGGQGDAIMVEV, encoded by the coding sequence GTGGGGAAAACAGTTATTGTGAGTGCAGTTCGAACACCTTTTGGAAAATTAGGTGGCAGCGTAAGCGGACTAAAAGCGGCAGAACTAGGCGGGAAAGCGATTCAGGCAGCGTCAAAGGGACGTACAGAAATTGATTCCGTTATTATGGGGTGCGTGCTGCAAGGGGGCCAAGGACAGCTACCTTCTAGGCAAGCCATGCATTATGCAGGTTTACCGTGGCAAGTAGAGACGGAAACCATTAATAAAGTTTGTGCATCGGGTATGCGCAGTATCACAACTGCTGATCAGCTGATTCGATTAGGAGAAGCAAAAACAATCATTGCAGGTGGAATGGAATCGATGAGTAACGCGCCGTATCTTCTTCCAAAAGCAAGATGGGGATTCCGGATGGGAGATAGCGTGGTGACGGATTTGATGGTTCATGACGGTTTGACATGCAGCTTTACAGGGGTGCAAATGGGTACGTATGGAAATGAAATAGCTTCTGAAATGAATATTTCCCGAAAAAAGCAGGATGAATGGGCGCTTCGCAGTCATCAATTAGCGGTAGAGTCAGAAGAAAAAGGGAGATGGGGTGCAGAAAGAATTTCAGTTGATATTCCGTCTAAAAAAGGAACGATAACGGTTCAAAAAGATGAAGGACCAAGAAAAGATACGTCGTTAGAAAAACTCTCGTCTCTTCGGCCTGTATTTGGCCACAGTGGAACCATTACAGCAGGAAATGCACCTAGCGTGAATGACGGAGCAGCTGCGCTCATGCTAATGGATGAAGATGTGGCGAAAGCAAATGGCTATGAGCCTTTGGCTACGATTATAAACCATACTTCTCTTGCGATGGAGCCAAGGGAATTTCCGAAAACGCCTGGGTTTGCTATTAACAAGCTACTGCAAAAAACAAAGAAGACAGTAGACGATATTGCGCTGTTTGAAATCAATGAAGCTTTTTCAGCAGTAGCATTAATGAGTATGGAGATTGCAGGGCTTCCGGCTGAAAGAGTAAATGTGAACGGCGGGGCAGTGGCACTTGGACATCCGATTGGAGCAAGCGGCGCCCGTATTGTTGTAACGCTCATTCATGAATTAAGACGACGAGGCGGCGGACTAGGCATTGCTTCTATTTGCAGCGGCGGCGGCCAAGGTGATGCCATCATGGTAGAAGTGTAA
- a CDS encoding (Fe-S)-binding protein, whose product MTGLLWVNFLFFIIVTAYAISLFVYLIRTRIEYIQLGKKVEFDQRLKERLQKIWVNVFGQKKLLKDKKSGIMHVMFFYGFILVQFGALDFIIKGLLPGKHLPLGPLYPGFTFFQEIVTFLILVAVVWAFHRRYVEKLVRLKRGFKSGLVLIFIGALMLSVLVGNGMSIIWHNHEPAWTEPIASSIAILFKGINDTAAISIFYVSWWIHLAVLLTFLVYVPQSKHAHLLAGPANVFFNRVSKPGKLEKIDFEDETQETFGVGKIEEFTQHQLIDLYACVECGRCTNMCPATGTGKILSPMDLILKMRDHLTEKGAVVTSKAPWVPTYAFSKTKGNQLAMMAASQGGAEAAATAEYNPALIGDVITEEEIWACTTCRNCEDQCPVMNEHVDKIIDLRRFLVLTEGKMDADAQRAMMNIERQGNPWGLNRKEREEWRHVREDVHIPTVKEVSKAGETFEYLFWVGSMGSYDNRSQKIALSFAKLLNEAGVSFAILGNKEKNSGDTPRRLGNEFLFQELASKNIAEFEKNEIKKIVTIDPHAYNIFKNEYPDFGFEGEVYHHTELLAMLVKEGNLTPKHAVNEKITFHDSCYLGRYNEVYSPPREILKAIPGVSLIEMDRNRENGMCCGAGGGLMWTEETTGQRINVARTEQALAVNPSIISSGCPYCLTMLSDGTKAKEVEEKVHTYDVAELLEKSIYGDVQEQVS is encoded by the coding sequence ATGACAGGGTTGCTGTGGGTGAATTTTCTCTTTTTTATTATTGTAACCGCTTACGCTATCTCTTTGTTTGTATATTTAATTCGCACACGCATTGAGTACATTCAATTAGGAAAAAAAGTTGAATTTGATCAGCGGTTAAAAGAAAGGCTGCAAAAAATTTGGGTGAATGTGTTTGGACAAAAGAAACTGTTAAAAGATAAAAAAAGTGGAATTATGCACGTCATGTTTTTTTATGGGTTTATTTTAGTTCAGTTCGGCGCGTTAGACTTCATTATAAAAGGTTTGCTTCCAGGTAAACATTTGCCGCTTGGACCTTTATATCCCGGCTTTACATTTTTCCAAGAAATTGTGACGTTTTTGATTTTAGTAGCAGTTGTCTGGGCTTTTCACCGTCGCTATGTAGAAAAGCTTGTGCGTTTAAAAAGAGGATTTAAATCTGGTTTAGTACTGATTTTTATTGGAGCACTTATGCTGTCAGTGCTTGTTGGAAACGGCATGTCAATCATCTGGCATAATCATGAACCAGCATGGACAGAACCGATTGCGTCATCTATTGCCATCTTGTTTAAGGGAATCAATGATACTGCCGCTATCTCCATTTTTTATGTTTCATGGTGGATTCACTTAGCCGTGTTATTGACGTTTTTAGTATATGTTCCTCAATCAAAACATGCTCATTTACTGGCTGGACCGGCTAACGTATTTTTTAACCGTGTTTCTAAGCCAGGTAAGCTTGAAAAGATTGATTTTGAAGATGAGACGCAGGAGACGTTTGGGGTTGGTAAGATTGAAGAATTCACGCAGCATCAGCTCATTGATTTATATGCCTGTGTAGAATGCGGTCGATGTACGAATATGTGTCCGGCAACGGGTACGGGGAAAATTTTGTCTCCAATGGATTTAATTTTGAAGATGCGCGATCACTTAACAGAAAAAGGAGCGGTTGTGACATCTAAGGCTCCTTGGGTTCCTACGTATGCATTCTCTAAAACAAAAGGAAATCAGCTGGCGATGATGGCGGCCAGCCAAGGCGGAGCAGAAGCCGCAGCAACAGCGGAATATAATCCCGCCCTAATTGGAGATGTCATTACGGAAGAAGAAATTTGGGCATGTACAACGTGCCGAAACTGTGAAGATCAATGTCCCGTAATGAACGAGCATGTAGATAAGATCATAGATTTACGACGTTTTTTAGTATTAACCGAAGGAAAGATGGACGCGGATGCTCAGCGTGCCATGATGAATATTGAGCGTCAAGGAAACCCTTGGGGATTAAACCGAAAAGAGCGTGAAGAATGGCGACATGTAAGAGAAGATGTTCACATTCCGACTGTTAAAGAAGTAAGTAAAGCGGGTGAAACGTTTGAGTATTTGTTCTGGGTAGGTTCGATGGGATCTTATGATAACCGCAGTCAAAAAATCGCTCTATCGTTTGCTAAGCTTCTCAATGAAGCTGGTGTTTCATTTGCGATTTTAGGAAATAAAGAAAAAAATTCTGGTGATACGCCCCGCAGGTTGGGCAATGAATTTTTATTCCAAGAGTTAGCTTCTAAAAATATCGCTGAATTTGAAAAAAATGAAATCAAAAAAATTGTTACGATTGATCCACATGCTTACAATATCTTCAAAAATGAATATCCAGATTTCGGTTTTGAAGGAGAAGTGTATCATCACACAGAATTATTAGCTATGTTGGTGAAAGAAGGTAACCTGACACCAAAACATGCGGTTAATGAAAAAATTACCTTCCATGATTCCTGTTATTTAGGAAGATATAACGAAGTATACAGTCCACCAAGAGAAATTTTGAAAGCGATTCCAGGTGTTAGTTTGATTGAAATGGATCGCAACCGTGAAAATGGTATGTGCTGTGGAGCAGGAGGAGGGTTAATGTGGACGGAAGAAACGACCGGCCAGCGCATTAACGTAGCGCGCACGGAACAAGCCTTAGCCGTTAATCCAAGCATTATCAGTTCAGGTTGTCCGTACTGCTTAACGATGCTAAGTGACGGAACAAAAGCAAAAGAAGTAGAAGAAAAGGTTCATACGTATGACGTAGCAGAACTGCTTGAAAAGTCAATTTATGGTGACGTGCAAGAACAGGTTTCATAA
- the cls gene encoding cardiolipin synthase: MSGMIVILLFIIFIAWLAIDLGVGKKVFSQAENTFPKRRASLFLFADGNVLYKDLFHEIENASSFIHLSFYIVQNDEISQEFLDLLVQKAQQNVEVRLLVDRVGSYKIKKNKITFLKKQGVHFAYSRTLRWPYLFYTLNARNHRKMAVIDGKVGYIGGFNIGREYLGLDAKLGVWKDYHLRMEGEGIQDLQMQLLSDWYAATGLDLRKVERYFPPTSEGDYVIQLKSTEGFSLEESFLSIINQANRELYIGTPYFIPSEPLMNALLQARARGVKVHILIPMRADQPLVHHAAFAYLPTLLQAGCMIYQYYYGFYHAKVLIADNVICDVGTANFDKRSLFLNAEINCLIYDATYIEEVKNSFKACMGECPILSLEDVKNRKWSEKLKQGFATFISPLL; this comes from the coding sequence ATGAGCGGCATGATTGTGATTTTACTTTTTATTATTTTTATTGCTTGGCTTGCAATTGACCTTGGTGTTGGAAAGAAAGTATTTTCCCAGGCTGAAAATACTTTTCCAAAACGCCGTGCTTCTCTCTTTTTGTTCGCAGACGGGAATGTCTTGTATAAAGATTTATTTCACGAAATAGAAAATGCCTCTTCATTTATCCATTTATCGTTTTACATTGTACAAAATGATGAAATTAGCCAAGAATTTTTAGATTTACTAGTCCAAAAAGCACAGCAAAATGTTGAAGTCAGATTATTGGTAGACCGTGTAGGAAGCTATAAAATCAAGAAAAACAAAATTACATTTTTAAAGAAACAAGGTGTTCATTTTGCTTACAGTCGAACGCTACGGTGGCCTTATTTGTTTTATACACTCAACGCACGCAATCACCGTAAAATGGCCGTTATTGATGGGAAAGTTGGCTACATTGGCGGTTTTAATATTGGAAGAGAATATTTAGGACTCGACGCCAAGCTTGGGGTGTGGAAAGATTACCACCTGCGTATGGAAGGGGAAGGTATACAAGACCTTCAAATGCAACTATTGAGTGACTGGTATGCTGCTACCGGCTTAGACCTGCGTAAAGTGGAAAGATACTTTCCACCAACCTCTGAAGGAGACTATGTTATTCAGCTAAAGTCGACTGAAGGTTTTTCACTTGAAGAAAGCTTTTTATCGATTATCAACCAAGCCAATAGGGAATTGTACATAGGTACTCCTTATTTTATTCCAAGTGAACCTTTGATGAATGCTTTACTCCAAGCTCGTGCACGGGGAGTAAAAGTTCATATTTTAATTCCAATGCGTGCAGATCAACCGCTTGTTCATCATGCTGCGTTTGCTTATCTTCCCACATTACTTCAAGCAGGTTGTATGATTTATCAATATTATTACGGTTTTTACCATGCCAAAGTATTAATTGCAGACAATGTTATCTGCGATGTAGGAACGGCTAATTTTGATAAAAGAAGCTTGTTCTTAAATGCTGAAATCAACTGTTTAATCTATGATGCAACGTATATTGAAGAAGTAAAGAACAGCTTTAAAGCTTGTATGGGGGAATGCCCAATTTTGTCTTTAGAAGATGTCAAAAACCGAAAATGGAGTGAAAAACTAAAGCAAGGATTTGCAACCTTTATTTCTCCGTTACTTTAA
- the uvsE gene encoding UV DNA damage repair endonuclease UvsE encodes MKIRFGYVSHALSLWDCSPAKTLTFTRWGKMKKDERLDKLHYVTKQNLNHTKRALHFNIAHEIMLYRLSSSLVPLATHPEVAWNYIDAFQEDWSEIGELIRNHQLRVSFHPNQFTLFTSDKKHITENAVKDMDYHYRMLEAMGVADQALINIHVGGAYGNKEKAIGRFHENIQTLPPAIKKRMTLENDDKTYTTEETLAVCEKEKVPLLFDYHHHKANEGEEPLDLLLPRIFDTWKHIGLKPKVHISSPKSEKEFRSHSDYVSTDFIAPFLQIAKDMGQDFDVMIEAKLKDKALLKLVEDLASMRGVKRTGGATLVF; translated from the coding sequence ATGAAAATTAGATTTGGCTATGTATCACATGCCCTGTCGCTTTGGGACTGCTCACCTGCTAAAACCCTCACGTTTACTAGATGGGGAAAAATGAAAAAAGATGAGAGGCTGGATAAGCTTCATTACGTCACAAAACAAAATTTGAATCATACTAAGCGCGCGTTGCATTTTAATATTGCCCACGAAATTATGCTGTATCGATTGTCATCTTCTCTTGTCCCTTTAGCTACTCATCCTGAAGTAGCTTGGAATTACATTGATGCGTTCCAAGAAGACTGGTCAGAGATAGGAGAATTGATTCGGAATCATCAGCTGCGCGTGAGTTTTCACCCCAACCAGTTCACATTATTTACAAGCGACAAAAAACACATTACAGAAAATGCGGTAAAAGATATGGATTATCACTATAGAATGCTTGAAGCGATGGGAGTAGCTGATCAAGCTCTTATTAATATTCATGTAGGAGGAGCTTACGGCAATAAAGAAAAAGCGATTGGTCGATTTCATGAAAACATTCAAACGCTGCCGCCTGCAATTAAAAAGCGCATGACTCTTGAAAACGATGATAAAACATACACAACTGAAGAAACATTAGCCGTATGCGAAAAAGAGAAAGTCCCTCTCCTCTTTGATTATCACCACCATAAAGCAAATGAAGGAGAAGAACCTCTTGACCTATTGCTCCCTCGTATCTTTGACACGTGGAAACATATCGGATTAAAACCAAAAGTACATATCTCTTCTCCTAAATCTGAAAAAGAATTTAGAAGTCACTCTGATTATGTCTCAACTGATTTCATCGCACCTTTTTTGCAAATAGCTAAAGATATGGGACAAGATTTTGACGTAATGATTGAAGCAAAGTTAAAAGATAAAGCGCTGCTAAAATTAGTGGAAGATTTAGCATCAATGAGAGGAGTAAAGCGTACGGGAGGCGCCACGCTTGTTTTTTAA
- the argS gene encoding arginine--tRNA ligase codes for MNIVEQVQQKLKAEIQDAVVKAGLAEKAELPEVLLETPKDKTHGDYSTNMAMQLARIAKKAPRVIAEELVANFDKSKASIEKIDIAGPGFINFYMNNSYLTELIPTIIKAGEAYGETNVGNGQKVQVEFVSANPTGDLHLGHARGAAVGDSLCNVLEKAGYDVSREYYINDAGNQINNLAYSVEARYMQALGLEKEMPADGYHGADIINIGKELAKEHGDKYVNASEEERFEFFRQYGLDYELAKLKRDLEQFRVKFDVWYSETSLYKNDKISVALETLKKQGHVYEEEGATWFRSTTFGDDKDRVLIKNDGSFTYLTPDIAYHQDKIQRGFDKLINIWGADHHGYIPRMKAAIQALGYEKDTLEVEIIQMVQLYQNGEKMKMSKRTGKAVTMRDLVEEVGLDATRYFFAMRSADTHLDFDLDLAVSQSNENPVYYAQYAHARICSILRQGEEMGIQSTSGADLSLISAEKEMELLKKIGEFPQAVAEAATKRIPHRITNYVFDLASTFHSFYNAEKVLDSDNIETSKARIELVKAVQVTLQNSLKLIGVSAPEKM; via the coding sequence ATGAACATCGTCGAACAAGTGCAGCAAAAATTAAAAGCTGAAATTCAAGATGCTGTGGTCAAAGCAGGACTTGCTGAAAAAGCAGAACTTCCAGAAGTTCTATTAGAAACCCCAAAAGATAAAACACATGGTGATTATTCTACCAATATGGCTATGCAGCTAGCTCGTATTGCCAAAAAAGCACCGCGTGTTATCGCTGAAGAGCTTGTAGCAAACTTCGATAAATCAAAAGCATCTATCGAAAAAATTGACATTGCAGGCCCTGGATTCATCAACTTTTATATGAATAACTCTTATTTAACAGAGCTTATCCCAACGATTATAAAAGCTGGTGAAGCATACGGTGAGACAAACGTAGGGAACGGACAAAAAGTACAGGTTGAGTTTGTTTCAGCTAATCCGACAGGAGATTTACATTTAGGACATGCCCGCGGTGCTGCAGTTGGAGACTCATTATGTAATGTTCTTGAAAAAGCAGGTTACGATGTGTCACGTGAATACTATATCAATGATGCTGGTAACCAAATTAATAACCTGGCTTATTCAGTAGAAGCACGCTACATGCAGGCTCTTGGTTTAGAGAAAGAAATGCCTGCAGACGGCTATCATGGTGCTGATATTATAAACATCGGAAAAGAGTTAGCAAAAGAGCACGGAGACAAGTATGTAAACGCCTCTGAAGAAGAGCGTTTTGAATTCTTCCGTCAATACGGATTAGATTATGAGTTAGCTAAATTAAAGCGTGATCTTGAACAGTTCCGTGTGAAATTTGACGTATGGTATTCTGAAACGTCTCTTTATAAAAATGATAAAATTTCAGTTGCACTTGAAACGTTGAAAAAACAAGGCCACGTATATGAAGAAGAAGGTGCTACGTGGTTCCGCTCTACAACATTTGGTGATGATAAAGACCGTGTGTTAATTAAAAATGACGGTTCATTTACGTACTTAACGCCAGATATTGCGTATCACCAAGACAAAATTCAACGCGGATTTGATAAGCTAATTAATATTTGGGGAGCCGACCACCATGGATATATTCCTCGTATGAAAGCGGCGATTCAAGCGCTTGGTTATGAAAAAGATACGCTGGAAGTAGAAATTATTCAAATGGTTCAACTGTATCAAAATGGCGAAAAAATGAAGATGAGCAAACGTACAGGTAAAGCAGTAACAATGCGTGACCTAGTAGAAGAGGTAGGCCTTGATGCAACTCGCTACTTCTTTGCGATGAGAAGTGCGGATACACATTTAGACTTTGATTTAGATTTAGCTGTTTCTCAATCTAATGAAAATCCTGTATACTACGCGCAATATGCTCATGCCCGTATTTGCAGTATTCTTCGTCAAGGTGAAGAGATGGGGATTCAATCAACATCTGGCGCCGACCTTTCATTAATTAGTGCAGAAAAAGAAATGGAACTGCTGAAGAAAATCGGAGAGTTCCCTCAGGCCGTAGCGGAAGCAGCAACAAAACGTATTCCGCACCGCATTACGAACTATGTATTTGATCTTGCTTCTACGTTCCATAGCTTCTATAATGCAGAAAAAGTATTAGACAGCGATAATATAGAAACAAGTAAAGCGCGTATTGAACTAGTGAAAGCTGTTCAAGTAACGCTTCAAAACTCCTTAAAACTAATTGGTGTTTCAGCACCTGAAAAAATGTAA
- a CDS encoding YwiB family protein, translating into MSNASEVKKPIEVKIVTDIRDGHRKETTSVNAKGMYYEKGSKIYLTYTERQEEIGDIRTMVKISEDEVSINRTGAVQMKQSFRKKVQIEGTYISPYGRMDLLTFAHNIEYKQMTQKGRLFLTYDLEVQGQPTGKYALTITFKEEKK; encoded by the coding sequence GTGAGTAACGCTTCAGAAGTCAAAAAACCCATTGAAGTTAAAATTGTGACAGATATCCGTGATGGTCACCGAAAAGAGACAACATCGGTAAATGCAAAAGGTATGTATTATGAAAAAGGATCGAAAATTTATCTTACATACACAGAGCGCCAAGAGGAAATCGGAGATATTAGAACAATGGTAAAAATTAGCGAAGACGAAGTATCAATTAACCGAACTGGTGCTGTTCAAATGAAGCAATCGTTTCGTAAAAAGGTACAGATCGAAGGAACTTATATAAGCCCTTATGGACGTATGGATTTACTAACATTCGCTCATAACATTGAATATAAACAAATGACTCAAAAGGGTCGGTTATTTTTAACGTATGATCTAGAAGTACAGGGTCAGCCTACCGGGAAATATGCGTTAACCATTACATTCAAGGAGGAGAAAAAATGA
- the speB gene encoding agmatinase produces the protein MRFDEAYSGNIFIGSHPVFEESEAVLYGMPMDWTVSYRPGSRFGPTRIREVSIGLEEYSPYLDRELEEVKYFDAGDIPLPFGNPQRSLNIIEEYIDQLLAADKFPLGMGGEHLVSWPVMKAMYKKYPDLAIIHMDAHTDLREEYEGEPLSHSTPIRKVAELIGPENVYSFGIRSGMKEEFQWAKENGMHISKFEVLEPLKEILPTLAGRPVYVTIDIDVLDPAHAPGTGTVDAGGITSKELLASIHAIAKSDLRIVGGDLVEVAPIYDPSEQTANTASKLIREMILGWVQKK, from the coding sequence ATGCGTTTTGATGAAGCTTATTCAGGTAATATATTTATTGGCAGTCACCCTGTTTTTGAAGAAAGTGAAGCGGTTCTTTACGGAATGCCAATGGACTGGACAGTTAGCTATCGTCCAGGTTCACGATTTGGCCCAACTCGTATTCGTGAAGTATCAATTGGATTAGAAGAATACAGCCCGTATTTAGATCGGGAGCTAGAAGAAGTGAAATATTTTGATGCAGGAGATATTCCACTTCCATTTGGGAATCCTCAGCGCAGCTTGAACATAATTGAAGAGTATATCGACCAGCTTTTAGCAGCGGACAAGTTCCCATTAGGCATGGGCGGAGAGCATTTGGTTTCTTGGCCTGTTATGAAAGCTATGTATAAAAAATACCCAGATTTAGCCATTATCCATATGGATGCTCACACAGACCTTCGTGAAGAGTATGAAGGAGAACCACTTTCTCATTCCACTCCAATTCGTAAAGTTGCTGAACTAATCGGACCGGAGAATGTTTATTCATTTGGTATTCGTTCAGGAATGAAAGAAGAATTTCAATGGGCAAAAGAAAACGGTATGCATATTTCAAAGTTTGAAGTTCTAGAGCCGTTAAAAGAGATTCTACCAACACTTGCAGGTCGTCCTGTTTATGTAACAATTGATATCGATGTATTAGATCCAGCGCACGCTCCTGGTACAGGAACAGTAGATGCAGGCGGTATCACATCAAAAGAGCTTTTAGCTTCTATTCACGCAATTGCTAAATCAGATCTTCGCATTGTCGGAGGAGATTTAGTCGAAGTAGCTCCAATTTATGATCCGTCTGAACAAACAGCTAATACAGCAAGCAAGCTTATTCGCGAAATGATCTTAGGCTGGGTTCAAAAGAAATAA